A region of the Numenius arquata chromosome 2, bNumArq3.hap1.1, whole genome shotgun sequence genome:
TGGTGTAGATATATTTAGGCTTTCCTTTAGGTACAATGGTTTCAAGTAACAGAATCCAAGGCTGTGCAACGGAGATGACGAAGGGGAGTAAATGTGCAGCGTATTGGAAAGCCTGTTCTTGTTGTAAATGGCAGCATTTATTCTACACGTTATTTGCAAAAGAATggaatgttttctcatttttaagctACTTTGATTGTACATAAATTGGAttcagctcagccctggctggTTTAGAAAATGCGTATTTTGCCTCTCTCTGCCAGGAAAGATCATTTCCTACTGCAGGAGATACACTCCCTGGGGAAGGCAGCTTGTCGCTGAAACAGCCTATGGGCCAAACGTGCCACATGATTGATACTTCACCCAAGCATCTGGCCAAGCCCCATTCTCTCTTGGGCTTACTGACTTTGGGGCTCGAATGAGTACATAGCAGGCCACTGTGTATAACACACAGCTACCTGACAAATTCACACCCAGTGGCTTTCcactgctgggctctgagctACAAGATACTCAGATTTTGCCTCTCACAACCaccaccatccttggaggtaccAAACTCAGTCTagccattttcaaaagcagcagagctCCCCTTCTATTGCCCAAAACTTCCTCCAGGCAAGGACTGTGTCACATCCACAGATTCACATAAAAATCTGCCGCTGCCCATCCTCTGCCTACTGTGCAgttacagaaagcagaagaggCTTCAGACACAGAGCTGTCAGCCTGGCATCCCTGCCAAGCACTAGGACTGGATTTGTTTAAAACATAAGAAGCCTGTTCTAAAGTAACGGAGCGTATGCATTGGTCCCACACACTTCGAATCTGTCTGTCGAAAAGTAATGTGCAAAAAGTATGTGCAACTGCACACATAGTGTGTTGGTGTAATTACCAGAACCCTGCTCAGAAATCTGCAGTCACAGGAGCGGCTGCTCAGATAAATGCTCCCGCATGTAACCAGAGTAATCATGTGGGTATTTTGGACACAGAACACCGGTCACCAACTCGAAAGTCCAAATGCTAAGGTTTCCACACGATAAAATGGTTTACAAATCAAATGGCAGCACACCTGGTTCAATGGTAAGAATCAGAAGGTATCACACCTAACAAGGGAAGAGATGCAGAGGTTGAAGAGGAGATGAGAAGTCCACCTGCACTATGGAGCGAGACCCCAGACACAGTGCACATGTGGCCTTTTTCACTTCCAGGATTCTAAaccattttaaaagaagatacattTCACATCTATTTACAATATTACTGAGATACAATGGCTGACTGTGtaatattacagaaataaatgatGCCAGTACTGATTGTCCTAGGATATACTCTGTCATGATAAGGCAGTACAGCTAGAAATTACTAAAAGCATCAAGCAAAGCTACTTGAACTGAGACACTGAAACTTTTCCCTTAGAGACTGGACAATATTCTGCTGATTAGGAGAGGGTACTCTCCACAGGTAGTCGTTCAGTTTATCTGAATCGCTATACGCAGACAGATAGGGGGTCAGTGCGTGTTTGCTGCTGGTGGACTTTGCAGGAGTACAAGAGACAGTTTTGCCGCAGAGCGTTTCAGAAGGAGCAGCGTCTGCGTTACGCAGCTTAGGATCCGATTTCCTTGTTTCGTTCTGAGAGGTCTCCAAGTCGGACCCCTCATCTTCGGACTTTATTTCAACATAGTCATCATcatccccttctccttcttcagtATCTTTGAAATTAGAAAAATAGTTCTGAGTGGCCATCTGTGCCGTCAGAGGGGAGGCCCTGTTCACTCTCAGGACCTTTTGAGAATCCTGCAGAATCATATCTGAACAGTTTTCAGGGATCTGCTTTCTCGTATCAAGCCCTGTACATCCCAAAGCAACGCCCGGCGTTTGATGGCTGTTGAATCGGAAGTTCCTATTCAAATGGAGCTTCTTCTTGTCCATTTCATTGGGATACACGATCGCTTCTCCCGACCTGTTGACCACAATTGAGGAAGACGACTGTGACCTGCTGTAGGCCTGTGGTTTTACATTGCTTACTCTTCTCCCGAGGGAGTTATAGATGTGATCTTGATGTAAATTTTCTTTGTTCGGTTGGCTTATAATGGTGCTCCACCTCTGTGCCGGGACATGCAAGCGGttagagatctgaagggaaggcACCGAGCCAGCTGATGGCAACTGCCTCGAATTGCTTTTTGTACCAGCTTCTGTATAGGAGCTCTTGGCCTTTGGGTCTTGAGATTCAGGCCACGGGGAGAAGTCGGCCAGCTCGCCGTTACTGTACGTAGAATGCAAAAGCCAGTCCTCTGCTTTTGAGCACTCACTGGTAGCCTGGGAACGGGGAGGAGACGCAGCCACGGGCGTGGAAAACCTCCCGGCTGATGGCTCCTGAGGGGTGGCCCAACCTTCCTTTTGGACCTTGGGTGTACTTTCTCTAAAGACGATTTGGTCATAAAGCTGGGAATATTCAGCTATTCTGGCACCTAGGAAGGAGAGAGAATTAACTTAGTAGAGGCAAGCAATCCATTCGAATGAttgcatgaaaaattaaaaatcccccAAAGCTTTGTATTGGCCAAGAGAAAAGTTTACAGCCATGTCAGCATCTTCATCCTCAACAAAGTAACATGAAAGAACAGAGGCTGGAAGAGCCGTGCATTGCAACGCATTTCAGTAcactgcattgaaaaaaaaagaagcataaaatgtCCTGCAACAGTGAGGAGTCGTGCAGGACACAATGTAGCACACGGTTCAAATAATACACCGCTTGTTTCATGTTAAAATGGCAAAGAACATTCTGAAAGCCGTCTGGTAAATAAGATATTTAGGGACTTATTTATAAATAACACAAGAAGGCACGAACGGCACTGTAGTCCATGGAGTCCGCTGGCTCCATGTCTCCAATTTGCTTCAACTGACTGCGGACAAAAATAGTTCCAAAGCTGCTGCATATCCACGACTTTGCATATTCATTAGAAAGAGCACGAACACCAGCTCTTTCTTATCTGACCCCATTCCTTATGCTTATAAATGTGATGTAGATGGTACCTGAGCAAACCTACGTGACCTGTTAGAAGGTCAACATACCTAAAAACGCACCTTTTTTGAGTCAAACTCTGAAGATCACACTATTAAAGGAAATAACTGTATTTCTGTAAAGAGGCCAACAGTGCTTCAGGCATAAGTTCTATTTCCAGCCTAAGCTGAACTGATCTTTCCAGACACTACCCCACTATTTATTCCCAGTTTTATCAAGTAACAACACAAATTTATTGCCTTATAAAGGACTATTCATATTAGAAGCAGTAACAGAAAGCTCATTTCAGCAGTTAACGCAGAAAAAGCGATAACGATACTCAATCAGTAAGGTGGGGAAAGTTCATAATCTTCCAATTCAGACAAATTCAGTTGGAAGTTACTAAAGAAATGTATCTGTATAGAAACCTTTTTGACATACCAATAGCAGGACCACCttgtttcttctcctccagaaTGGCAGCAAGATCTTTGTGCTTCAGCTTCTGTTGTCTGCTAGTTGGCTGTTCCTGCTCTGGACTTTTAACTTTCAAAAGCTGGTTAGCCTTCTTAATTTTTTGGCTGTACTGCCTCGCCATCATAAAAACTCTGTTCTTTGTTTTATCCGCAGCAGTCAAGTCATTTTCCATGCCCTCTGTGTGCACATTGGAGAGAACACTATTGGCAGATTCATATGGGCTATCTACAAAAGGCATCTCACTGGAGAAGGAAGATCTGTTCAGACTCATAAAAGAGTTCTCCTTGCATTGTGCAGTGTCTTCGAGCCTGAGATTAGCCTCGCTGAAGGTGGCAGCCCTGGGCTTCACGGTTTTAGGGAAAATAGGAGTTTCTGGCAGAGAGAGAGTAGACAGTGAGTACTCTACATCTTTACTCAGTTCAGGCGTACTACCAGCATGCAACCTTTCCTGCATATCATCTTTACAAACAGGAAAGGCTGCAAGGAGACGGTCTCTTGTCTTTTCCTCGTTCTTCTTGATATAGTTCTCCAGGTCATTCCAAATCTCATCTACTTCCTCCGAGAGTTTATCTGCTGCAGACTTGTGGGAGAGTGAATCTGAGTTGGAGGAGCTGTCTACCAAGCTCAAATAGTCATTGTCGACAGGAACACGGTGGTAAGGACTTTCATCTTCACTGAACTGGAGACTCTCTTCAGAAACAAACTGCCGTAGATTGTCACAGCACGCAAAGTCTTTTTCCAGGCTCAGAAAGCTCCGCCTTTTAGAGTATTTTAAGGGGTCACATTTAAAATTCAATAGTGGCGTTTCTGGAAGTGCTATGGTGTCATAGATGTTGTCTTCAACGATCCTGAGTTCATCCAAACTTGAAGCAGGTGCTTCTCTACTGAGTAGTATCTCATCCCTACTAGCATGAATGGAGGCCATGTTTTGATCTGCTGTCCTCTTTTTGGAGGGTGAATCtaaactgcttttgttttcagCCTCGTAGAGAGAGTCTCTAGCAGATCTCTGGGGACCACGGTCTGTCTCCTCCCTTCTTGTCAGACCCATCAGCTTTAAGTCTTCGTAGCTTATATTATCATAAACATGTTCGATGTCATCGATGGTCAGCTCCTCTGAAGATTCGGGATACGCATTCATACTGCTCACCTCAGCTCTCTTCGCTTCCCTTCGAGAACTGCGCTCCCCGATTTTATACCTTGCGCTGGCTGGACACATGTTACTCTCACCAGCACTACTGGCCCGCCTAACAATTTTGTGACGAGTGGGGCTGGAAGTCTCGTCTTGATGCACCACCCCCAAGTGCCAGCTGCATGGACGCCCAGAAGAACCCCTCCTTTCTCCACCGACAGCTGAACTAGCATTGGATGTAGACATCGATGGCACAAACATCTGGTAATCATCTTCGTCATCTTCATTCTCATAAGGTGGACGCCGGCTGGGAAACAATGCCTGCCTGATCTGATGGTCAGTCCAGATGTTCCTGACAGAGGTACTTCCCCCCAGGATATTCATGATTAGTGCGTTGCTCTGGGGTGTGCTGAATTGTCTAGGCAACTGTGGCTGTCTGGCTGCACAGGAAAATGGAAGATCGGTATTCAACTGGGTTGACTCTTCATCTGATGGGTCCTTGGAGCTCTGTGGAGATTGGAAATACAGAGGTAACGTTAGCCTGTCCCCTGCAATAATACAGCGATTCCCTCTGTTCACAGCTGCTGTAGCACCAGGGTGTCCTGCAGCACGGAGTCAGGTGGAGATGGGCAGGGTGAGCAGGCTCCTCGCTAAGAGCCAGGGAGCCGAGGTGGCAATGCCAGACTACTTTGCCTCCTAATCCTTACCACGGCTCAGAGTTCACTCTTGGCATTTAGTAACATGTTACTTCAAATACAAGACACTGGTTCATGCAAACACCTGAGTAATTAAAGGCATATTTGTTTGGCAGGGGTTCGATTAAACCTTTTATGCTAACTCTGCAGTTTCACAATTGGATTAAGCTAATCTGACTCTGGGCTTCTGCCAAAAGTTTtgttctcctccctttccccttacCTATAGCCCTAGCAGAAAGGTATGTTATGCTCTCTAGCACATGCCACTGAAAATTTAATTGTCTTTTCAGAGCAAGTTTCCATCCAGCTCAGTTAGCAGATCTAATTTACAGCAAGGCCACATGCCTGCTAATGCTAACATGAAGAATACTGCAGATGTCCCTGGCCACAGGttaggaaagagagaggaggataATTCTTTTTGGCTCAAGTTAATGCTgattgttttggttggttgtttttttccccggCCCCAAAAAGAATAGTTTTTCATCATACAGATGAATATTTCAATGATATGACGATTAATACATGACATAAACAGAAGATGACTTATCTATCTAGGAAAACCACAAATTTCTTTGACATATCTATGATGCATAGcaaaatagaagtaaaaaaaatatatacctgCGTTTCACACTTGTTGAGATTAACACTTCTCCGTTTTTCAACATTTTCAGCAGCTTGACTGTtaagtctttttcttcccccttttgaTTTCTGCAGTGAGTTTTGCTTCACTGcctataatttaaacaaaaaaaagcaagggagGAGTAATAAAATCTACAGTTCTTTGCACAGCCTTGTTCAGATTAATTACTAGCAGCTAAAACAGATGAGGTATCCACATCGGGAGGACAAAATGCTCCTGGGTAGTCAGAGCACTGCCACAAGAATGATTCAGAGTCTAGAAAACTTTCTTTACAATAACCAATTAAATCCATCCATAAAGCTTGTCAAAAGAGGTTGAAAGCAGAATCTGCGTATAAAAATATAGATGTAAAAGAATACATAGAAactggatgagggaaagggtctAATCTCGCAGTTAAATTTATCACAGAGTAAGGTGGTCACGCAAAAATTCAATTTTCAAAGTTGTCTTTATAATAAAATCGGGAGGGGTTAGTCTTGCTATCACTTGTAGccttgaaaacaagaaagaggTCTAAACTAAAAAATAAGCTATTATCCaacttcctagaaaaaaaaataaaataaaacaaacagaaggccAGAATGTTATATGTTGAGCAGTGTCCAAATTAACTCAGAGTGAAGGTCGGGCATGGTGGGAACGGGGGGAATCTGAGAAGGTATTGTTGCCAACCTAAGATTAAACAGTAAGTTACTATTATACATTTTTATAGTGGTATTCTTTCGCACTTACTCATTCTTTTGTACTTATGTCAGGAAGAGGGAGAATTATAAGACACTGCACTACACTGATATGAGATACTGTTTTATCAAAGATTTACAAAGCAAATACTGTAATTTCAAAGAGGAAATGTGCAGTAAGCTTCAAAAAGAATTTCAATAATAGGTTTTGgataaatcataaaataaatggACCACACAAGGATATGACCTCAGCATCAACTAAACCAAACAAACTGAAAATCTACATTCTTTAATACAGTCACATTTCAAAACTGGAGTTTTAGTCTTTGAGCAGGACTACATGTGTGTGGAAACATCAGACAGAGGGGGGAAAACTACCACCTGTCGAATGACTGTGCAATAGTAAGAGATAAATATTCTCATCTTCAGAAATCCTATTCACATCATCTCATATTAAAGTTCACACGTTCCTATCTACTGCCAGCAGCTCGCAGGTCAAGAAACGCCACTTCACATGCAGCAGTGCCTGAATCTTAATATTCAAGTCCATACATGGGACACCTGAAGGTCCTGTCTCTGCATGTGGCCAAAAAAGGCTTCTGTCATGACATCAGCTGGAGAAGCCAGGAAAGGTCAGTTGTGGGCAACAGGTAAAAACAATAGCTTTCTGTCAAAACTAGGTTTGAGGACTGTGAAGGGCTAAGTAAAATCTCTTTCAACCAGTGGGGATTTAATCTTGTGTATAGGGGCTAATTTTATATCTTCTCTGTTAATAAGtaagagtgttgtctgatgtctaaataaaaatatttccaagagtTACAAACACTTGTAATACGTTCCTTCCTCCTTGCAGTTTTACAGATAATTTTAATCCCTCTTCCATCCTCCCCaggaaaaaagaattttgtttttccccccctctttttcctaCCTGTTCAGACTCTTCTTCATCATCAGCATCAATCTGTTCCGTAGCAGAAGTCTGGAGATTTTCGTCCTGATCGCTGCTGTAGGCTGGCTCAATGGACTCTTGAAATTGGCTCTCCAGCCCACTGGGCTCCAAGGAAACCTTTTTCCTAGAATTCAGCAGGGCTTCATTTGATCCTAGTTTGGCGGCTTGAGATAATAGGGCTCCTTCAATACTGatccgctaaaaaaaaaaaccaaaccaccacaaaacttTGTTTAGAAGTTTACAGAGATTTTATATTTTAGTAAGACACTGTTTTACATCAGCCTTATAGGCAGTGTTTAAGTTATGTTCAGCTagctgcagtgaaatgagatttgTAAAGAAATTAGTAAAACAATCATTATTTTTCCATAGAATatttagaactgaaaaaaaaatatatgcaaaaaccTCCACCCCAATCATGGGCTTCAGTGTTATGGCATGCCGGTGAAGTCATATCTAATGTACCCTGTTCATAAatgttatacacacacacacactttaaatTCCATCCCAAATAAAAGCCTAGGACATGAAATTCAACATGAGGCTTTCAAACTGCACTGGGAACTTCATTACAAATTCttatagaaaatgtaaaaattataaaTGCTCATTTCCATCTGCTTAATCTGTATCGGCTCTGTTTGGTCATATATCATGGCTCAAATATATGACATATATATCATAATAAGCTAAAACTTTCCAGTCTTATTTAATAAATGCAAGGATGTGCTTCAAAGAATAAACACTACCTTTACACATAAAACTTCCATGATTATAGTGGTATTTTTAAGTACCCTATAGTATTATGAAGTACAACCAATATAAggatcagtctttttttctttattagatATTCCTGAAATAGTTAGCTATATTTCTATTGCTTTCATTCTGATAATCTCATTGGAGATGCTAAACAACATCTatggttttgtttccattcttAAAATTCACACAACCTAGAAGATGCAGATTCGACAGTAAATACTGTGTCCCGAGCCATCTGAATGTGCTAAGAAATAGAAGAAATGGCTTACCTTCTGCATATCTGGACTtatatctgaaaacagaaataaatacttcatcATAAATGAGTAATCAAACTGGTGTCAGTCTATATCCATCTTACTGCTACACTGATCTCCCAGTTATGAATTCCCAAAAGGGGATTAAATGCAGCAGCAATTGAGCAAACAGATTATGGGGTCCCTGATGTAACAGAGACAGGATGAGCTGCACTCAAGGTCCTGATTTTGCAACACTGACATGATATGGGCAACTACTCACAATGGCCAAGACTCTGTGTGTTCAGTTGCCAGTTGCTAGCATAGTTACAAGACCAGaaccaaaatgggaaaaaatagatttaaacactaacattttgttttctctgtacacttctcctccccccaccccgatgGTGTTTAGGGAAAGTTATAGGAGAAAAGGATCCACCTTCGCTTGTTCTAGATAGTACAGAAGCACTGGGTCAAAAAACAGTAGACGAAGCGGCTTACCTTTTGACTTCAAAACTTTATGGACTCTAGACGAGGGTTCTGAAAAAGATAACAACATGTTTAAGCACTCCAGCATCCCAGAGAAAGTTATGGGCATCTTGGCCAACTTTTTATAACACAGATACCAAAGTTTAAGCTTCTAAGCCCATGCAGGGAagccagatttttatttcttagtcACTCAATTTCCTCACAAAAAAGTATTTGTTGTAAATTTTCATCCCATTTATGACTTCTACTTTCAAAAGATTTGGTCATCTCTGTTATTGCTCTAAGTTGCTGGAGGTTTCCTATTAGAAATATGTATGAGGTACCAACAGCTTAGCAGGGCTTTAAAAGTACGAGTAGCTGAACGTTACACAGGGGGCCATTTGATCAGAATTTTGTATTACTCCTTTTACAGGCAAAGCGATAACACTGCAATCCGTCACCTCAGAAACAAAGGAAGATGctgaaaagtaattaaaactTGAATGTTTTTCAGACACAAATGCTGCTGCATGATAAATCACTACATCAATATTCTCATGAACCCTGTTTACGCCATCCCAACTAACAACATTACACGCCAAATTGGAAAGGTCTTTAAGTAGCTGAAGAGGGGAACACAGTAACTCCAATATGAAGTCACCCAAATACACAGACATTTGTAGTGATTTCAAGAGGAAGCTAACAGTAATTATGGATGGATGTTTGaggtaggaggaaaaaaacaccccaagagTGAGCATAACCACTTCTCAAATCTCTACTGAA
Encoded here:
- the PLEKHG1 gene encoding pleckstrin homology domain-containing family G member 1 isoform X2, translated to MDLSDSDRPVSFSSTSSSASSRDSHCSFGSRMTLVSNSHLGLFNQDKETGAIKLELVPARRFSSNKPRKNSPVEQEDPEEGLEKRLSMPRKAEPKAASKNCAMSLVTEPTSPKLLYVDRVVQEILETERMYVQDLKSIVKDYLDCITDQTKLSLGTEERSALFGNIREIYRFNSELLQDLENCENDPVAIADCFVSKSEDFHIYTQYCTNYPRSVAVLTECMRNKTLAKFFRERQEALQHSLPLGSYLLKPVQRILKYHLLLHEIENHLDKDTEGYDVVLDAIDTMQRVAWHINDMKRKHEHAIRLQEIQSLLTNWKGPDLTSYGELVLEGTFRIQRAKNERTLFLFDKLLLITKKRDEMFVYKAHILCGNLMLVEVIPKEPLSFSVFHYKNPKMQHTVQAKSQQDKRLWILHLKRLILENHPAKIPAKAKQAILEMDAIHHPGFHYSPEGEMKSPYQPKEGSAPHRVRRKSEPSSRVHKVLKSKDISPDMQKDPSDEESTQLNTDLPFSCAARQPQLPRQFSTPQSNALIMNILGGSTSVRNIWTDHQIRQALFPSRRPPYENEDDEDDYQMFVPSMSTSNASSAVGGERRGSSGRPCSWHLGVVHQDETSSPTRHKIVRRASSAGESNMCPASARYKIGERSSRREAKRAEVSSMNAYPESSEELTIDDIEHVYDNISYEDLKLMGLTRREETDRGPQRSARDSLYEAENKSSLDSPSKKRTADQNMASIHASRDEILLSREAPASSLDELRIVEDNIYDTIALPETPLLNFKCDPLKYSKRRSFLSLEKDFACCDNLRQFVSEESLQFSEDESPYHRVPVDNDYLSLVDSSSNSDSLSHKSAADKLSEEVDEIWNDLENYIKKNEEKTRDRLLAAFPVCKDDMQERLHAGSTPELSKDVEYSLSTLSLPETPIFPKTVKPRAATFSEANLRLEDTAQCKENSFMSLNRSSFSSEMPFVDSPYESANSVLSNVHTEGMENDLTAADKTKNRVFMMARQYSQKIKKANQLLKVKSPEQEQPTSRQQKLKHKDLAAILEEKKQGGPAIGARIAEYSQLYDQIVFRESTPKVQKEGWATPQEPSAGRFSTPVAASPPRSQATSECSKAEDWLLHSTYSNGELADFSPWPESQDPKAKSSYTEAGTKSNSRQLPSAGSVPSLQISNRLHVPAQRWSTIISQPNKENLHQDHIYNSLGRRVSNVKPQAYSRSQSSSSIVVNRSGEAIVYPNEMDKKKLHLNRNFRFNSHQTPGVALGCTGLDTRKQIPENCSDMILQDSQKVLRVNRASPLTAQMATQNYFSNFKDTEEGEGDDDDYVEIKSEDEGSDLETSQNETRKSDPKLRNADAAPSETLCGKTVSCTPAKSTSSKHALTPYLSAYSDSDKLNDYLWRVPSPNQQNIVQSLREKFQCLSSSSFA
- the PLEKHG1 gene encoding pleckstrin homology domain-containing family G member 1 isoform X3 produces the protein MDLSDSDRPVSFSSTSSSASSRDSHCSFGSRMTLVSNSHLGLFNQDKETGAIKLELVPARRFSSNKPRKNSPVEQEDPEEGLEKRLSMPRKAEPKAASKNCAMSLVTEPTSPKLLYVDRVVQEILETERMYVQDLKSIVKDYLDCITDQTKLSLGTEERSALFGNIREIYRFNRSVAVLTECMRNKTLAKFFRERQEALQHSLPLGSYLLKPVQRILKYHLLLHEIENHLDKDTEGYDVVLDAIDTMQRVAWHINDMKRKHEHAIRLQEIQSLLTNWKGPDLTSYGELVLEGTFRIQRAKNERTLFLFDKLLLITKKRDEMFVYKAHILCGNLMLVEVIPKEPLSFSVFHYKNPKMQHTVQAKSQQDKRLWILHLKRLILENHPAKIPAKAKQAILEMDAIHHPGFHYSPEGEMKSPYQPKEGSAPHRVRRKSEPSSRVHKVLKSKDISPDMQKDPSDEESTQLNTDLPFSCAARQPQLPRQFSTPQSNALIMNILGGSTSVRNIWTDHQIRQALFPSRRPPYENEDDEDDYQMFVPSMSTSNASSAVGGERRGSSGRPCSWHLGVVHQDETSSPTRHKIVRRASSAGESNMCPASARYKIGERSSRREAKRAEVSSMNAYPESSEELTIDDIEHVYDNISYEDLKLMGLTRREETDRGPQRSARDSLYEAENKSSLDSPSKKRTADQNMASIHASRDEILLSREAPASSLDELRIVEDNIYDTIALPETPLLNFKCDPLKYSKRRSFLSLEKDFACCDNLRQFVSEESLQFSEDESPYHRVPVDNDYLSLVDSSSNSDSLSHKSAADKLSEEVDEIWNDLENYIKKNEEKTRDRLLAAFPVCKDDMQERLHAGSTPELSKDVEYSLSTLSLPETPIFPKTVKPRAATFSEANLRLEDTAQCKENSFMSLNRSSFSSEMPFVDSPYESANSVLSNVHTEGMENDLTAADKTKNRVFMMARQYSQKIKKANQLLKVKSPEQEQPTSRQQKLKHKDLAAILEEKKQGGPAIGARIAEYSQLYDQIVFRESTPKVQKEGWATPQEPSAGRFSTPVAASPPRSQATSECSKAEDWLLHSTYSNGELADFSPWPESQDPKAKSSYTEAGTKSNSRQLPSAGSVPSLQISNRLHVPAQRWSTIISQPNKENLHQDHIYNSLGRRVSNVKPQAYSRSQSSSSIVVNRSGEAIVYPNEMDKKKLHLNRNFRFNSHQTPGVALGCTGLDTRKQIPENCSDMILQDSQKVLRVNRASPLTAQMATQNYFSNFKDTEEGEGDDDDYVEIKSEDEGSDLETSQNETRKSDPKLRNADAAPSETLCGKTVSCTPAKSTSSKHALTPYLSAYSDSDKLNDYLWRVPSPNQQNIVQSLREKFQCLSSSSFA
- the PLEKHG1 gene encoding pleckstrin homology domain-containing family G member 1 isoform X1; translated protein: MDLSDSDRPVSFSSTSSSASSRDSHCSFGSRMTLVSNSHLGLFNQDKETGAIKLELVPARRFSSNKPRKNSPVEQEDPEEGLEKRLSMPRKAEPKAASKNCAMSLVTEPTSPKLLYVDRVVQEILETERMYVQDLKSIVKDYLDCITDQTKLSLGTEERSALFGNIREIYRFNSELLQDLENCENDPVAIADCFVSKSEDFHIYTQYCTNYPRSVAVLTECMRNKTLAKFFRERQEALQHSLPLGSYLLKPVQRILKYHLLLHEIENHLDKDTEGYDVVLDAIDTMQRVAWHINDMKRKHEHAIRLQEIQSLLTNWKGPDLTSYGELVLEGTFRIQRAKNERTLFLFDKLLLITKKRDEMFVYKAHILCGNLMLVEVIPKEPLSFSVFHYKNPKMQHTVQAKSQQDKRLWILHLKRLILENHPAKIPAKAKQAILEMDAIHHPGFHYSPEGEMKSPYQPKEGSAPHRVRRKSEPSSRVHKVLKSKDISPDMQKRISIEGALLSQAAKLGSNEALLNSRKKVSLEPSGLESQFQESIEPAYSSDQDENLQTSATEQIDADDEEESEQAVKQNSLQKSKGGRKRLNSQAAENVEKRRSVNLNKCETQSSKDPSDEESTQLNTDLPFSCAARQPQLPRQFSTPQSNALIMNILGGSTSVRNIWTDHQIRQALFPSRRPPYENEDDEDDYQMFVPSMSTSNASSAVGGERRGSSGRPCSWHLGVVHQDETSSPTRHKIVRRASSAGESNMCPASARYKIGERSSRREAKRAEVSSMNAYPESSEELTIDDIEHVYDNISYEDLKLMGLTRREETDRGPQRSARDSLYEAENKSSLDSPSKKRTADQNMASIHASRDEILLSREAPASSLDELRIVEDNIYDTIALPETPLLNFKCDPLKYSKRRSFLSLEKDFACCDNLRQFVSEESLQFSEDESPYHRVPVDNDYLSLVDSSSNSDSLSHKSAADKLSEEVDEIWNDLENYIKKNEEKTRDRLLAAFPVCKDDMQERLHAGSTPELSKDVEYSLSTLSLPETPIFPKTVKPRAATFSEANLRLEDTAQCKENSFMSLNRSSFSSEMPFVDSPYESANSVLSNVHTEGMENDLTAADKTKNRVFMMARQYSQKIKKANQLLKVKSPEQEQPTSRQQKLKHKDLAAILEEKKQGGPAIGARIAEYSQLYDQIVFRESTPKVQKEGWATPQEPSAGRFSTPVAASPPRSQATSECSKAEDWLLHSTYSNGELADFSPWPESQDPKAKSSYTEAGTKSNSRQLPSAGSVPSLQISNRLHVPAQRWSTIISQPNKENLHQDHIYNSLGRRVSNVKPQAYSRSQSSSSIVVNRSGEAIVYPNEMDKKKLHLNRNFRFNSHQTPGVALGCTGLDTRKQIPENCSDMILQDSQKVLRVNRASPLTAQMATQNYFSNFKDTEEGEGDDDDYVEIKSEDEGSDLETSQNETRKSDPKLRNADAAPSETLCGKTVSCTPAKSTSSKHALTPYLSAYSDSDKLNDYLWRVPSPNQQNIVQSLREKFQCLSSSSFA